In the Gammaproteobacteria bacterium genome, one interval contains:
- the ccmA gene encoding cytochrome c maturation protein A gives MTPSMVSLTNVEGNRVALLEAYNLSCERGDRLLFEHLGFSLEPGAMVQIEGHNGAGKTSLLRILCGLAQPSAGVVRWRGRDIHCQRQEFLSEVLYLGHHHGVKGLFTPEENLKISIGLGVAHPTLSIREALIQVGLDKFHDYPCQSLSAGQRRRVALARLLTTQTNLWILDEPFTSLDRSGVRMVEVMLRAHLATGGAAVITTHHPVKMDDYPVQKVNLDY, from the coding sequence ATGACCCCCAGCATGGTGTCTCTAACCAACGTTGAAGGGAACCGTGTTGCCTTGTTGGAAGCATATAATCTTTCCTGTGAACGTGGGGATCGATTGCTCTTCGAGCATCTCGGCTTTTCTCTTGAGCCTGGTGCGATGGTTCAAATTGAGGGTCACAATGGCGCGGGAAAGACTAGCCTGCTGCGTATTCTATGTGGTTTGGCCCAACCTAGTGCCGGAGTGGTACGGTGGCGAGGTCGTGACATCCATTGCCAGCGCCAGGAATTTCTCTCCGAGGTGTTATATCTTGGCCATCACCATGGCGTGAAGGGTTTATTTACTCCCGAAGAAAACCTGAAAATATCCATTGGATTAGGCGTAGCTCACCCGACGCTGAGTATTCGCGAGGCGCTAATTCAAGTCGGACTCGACAAATTTCACGATTACCCATGCCAGAGTTTATCTGCCGGGCAGCGTCGCCGCGTAGCCTTGGCGCGGCTACTTACCACTCAGACAAATTTATGGATATTGGACGAGCCTTTTACCTCATTGGATCGTTCAGGGGTGCGAATGGTCGAAGTGATGTTGCGCGCACATCTGGCGACGGGAGGAGCTGCGGTGATTACCACCCATCATCCGGTCAAAATGGATGATTATCCCGTCCAAAAGGT
- a CDS encoding Adhesin — MINVTEQAAKQIRQATTTSDAEGLALRIAARQLPDGTLDYGMGFDHPKPGDIIIETYGVTIVVAAQHQAVLNNLVLDYVEFSPHDFHFIFQNPNDPQHGVSNQR, encoded by the coding sequence ATGATTAACGTTACCGAGCAAGCTGCGAAGCAAATTCGCCAAGCAACCACTACCAGCGACGCCGAGGGTCTTGCACTGCGTATCGCGGCGCGTCAACTTCCCGATGGCACTCTGGACTACGGCATGGGTTTTGATCATCCCAAACCAGGAGATATCATTATTGAAACTTATGGCGTGACTATTGTGGTCGCCGCCCAGCATCAAGCTGTTCTCAATAATCTTGTCCTTGATTACGTCGAATTTTCTCCTCACGATTTTCATTTTATTTTTCAAAATCCCAATGACCCCCAGCATGGTGTCTCTAACCAACGTTGA